In Anaerobacillus sp. CMMVII, a single window of DNA contains:
- a CDS encoding metal-dependent hydrolase codes for MDTITHTLFGLTLYGAVDKQELPKEKRRALLFTTVVGSQIPDIDVISRLWDTEGQYQMWHRGITHSIFLVPVWALVLALLCYLFWRVKDRRIFLMGALAVFIHNTSDLFNAWGTGYLEPFSNVRVTFGTISIIDFVIWGLIAVGYLVTKKTIWPPFQVYRFVWVAIILHVLIQTSQGYIIYQQTSPDYEQTALSASFVPWNYTVIGKKGSTVEISQRNLWSEPVIQTVLTSQEEADLDQLFAVKPEAKTLYQWSPFVVVVDDEEMLGIYDPRFYRNGQSFLFEFIEKES; via the coding sequence ATGGACACAATTACGCATACGTTGTTTGGTCTTACTTTATATGGTGCAGTAGATAAACAGGAGCTCCCAAAAGAAAAAAGGCGTGCCTTGCTTTTTACAACAGTAGTGGGAAGTCAAATTCCAGACATTGATGTTATATCGAGATTGTGGGATACCGAGGGACAGTATCAAATGTGGCACCGGGGGATCACTCATTCTATATTTTTAGTTCCTGTTTGGGCATTAGTACTGGCTTTGTTATGCTACTTATTTTGGCGGGTCAAAGATCGACGAATTTTTCTGATGGGTGCCTTAGCAGTATTTATTCATAACACGAGCGATTTATTTAACGCCTGGGGAACAGGTTATTTAGAGCCGTTTTCTAATGTTCGTGTTACTTTTGGTACAATTTCAATCATTGATTTTGTTATATGGGGCTTAATAGCAGTAGGATATCTAGTTACGAAAAAAACAATATGGCCACCATTTCAAGTTTACCGTTTTGTTTGGGTTGCTATTATTTTGCATGTACTAATACAAACTAGCCAAGGGTATATTATCTATCAGCAAACAAGCCCTGACTATGAGCAGACAGCTTTATCAGCAAGCTTTGTGCCGTGGAATTATACTGTGATAGGGAAAAAAGGTAGCACGGTAGAAATTTCCCAGCGCAATTTGTGGTCGGAACCTGTGATCCAAACGGTGCTGACTAGCCAAGAAGAAGCAGATTTAGATCAGTTGTTCGCTGTAAAGCCAGAAGCAAAAACGCTTTATCAATGGTCACCGTTCGTCGTTGTTGTTGACGATGAAGAGATGTTAGGTATTTATGATCCGCGTTTCTATC